In one Thermosipho ferrireducens genomic region, the following are encoded:
- a CDS encoding tetratricopeptide repeat protein, with protein sequence MKKLTTILVITLSIIILGINKNQILDVSKSNPERAWGMFLDYVLENPTDTSLENIGHIIKAKLTLKNISGFDFAIQENFDEFINYVQNTTPPASILNSLLTIFPQTNESVRKAIETPEFDTFNRYLRLLKIVNPEINSKIAGKNLVNFFVKYPTFLSYDNISLLKLSKYSKDIGTNMLIYIATNINDFDEKNIPIIARIIEIAKELGGNLSSSILKAIETYASITRRLSENLTQDELFQIKKEITELPVKHSLLTQTVEKKLNNINENSEIKNIPENLNIKKNTKKDFNIIPWLSTSLLFILISFRIIRFYIFYIFGLKKLAALTYKKIVNNSPMDEEKHLRLAQLYEEAGMYDEALEEYNLIKRLKL encoded by the coding sequence ATGAAAAAATTAACGACGATTTTAGTAATAACTCTATCAATAATAATCCTGGGAATTAACAAAAATCAAATACTTGATGTTTCAAAGAGCAATCCAGAAAGAGCCTGGGGAATGTTTCTTGATTATGTCCTTGAAAATCCTACAGATACCTCACTGGAAAATATTGGTCACATCATAAAAGCGAAACTCACATTAAAAAATATTTCCGGTTTTGATTTTGCCATTCAAGAAAATTTTGACGAATTTATAAACTACGTTCAAAATACCACTCCACCTGCAAGTATATTAAATTCACTTTTAACTATTTTCCCTCAAACCAATGAAAGTGTACGTAAAGCCATTGAAACTCCTGAGTTTGACACTTTTAATCGGTATTTAAGACTGCTAAAAATAGTAAATCCAGAAATAAATTCAAAAATTGCGGGGAAAAATCTTGTCAATTTTTTTGTAAAATATCCGACGTTTTTATCATACGATAACATATCACTTTTGAAACTCAGTAAATATTCAAAAGATATAGGAACCAATATGCTGATTTATATAGCTACGAACATAAACGATTTTGATGAAAAAAATATCCCCATAATTGCAAGAATAATAGAAATAGCAAAAGAGCTTGGAGGAAACCTGAGTTCGAGTATTTTAAAAGCAATAGAGACGTACGCCAGCATAACCAGAAGATTATCAGAAAATTTAACTCAGGACGAACTATTTCAAATAAAAAAAGAAATAACAGAACTACCTGTAAAGCACTCACTTCTTACTCAAACAGTTGAAAAAAAATTAAACAACATCAACGAAAATTCCGAAATAAAAAATATTCCGGAAAATTTGAATATCAAAAAGAACACAAAAAAAGATTTTAATATTATACCATGGCTTTCAACATCACTGTTATTCATACTAATTTCATTTAGAATCATAAGATTTTACATCTTCTACATTTTTGGATTAAAAAAGCTTGCAGCTCTCACCTACAAAAAGATTGTAAATAACTCACCAATGGATGAAGAAAAACATTTAAGATTAGCCCAACTATACGAAGAAGCTGGAATGTACGATGAAGCTCTTGAAGAATACAATTTGATAAAAAGATTAAAATTATAA
- a CDS encoding YitT family protein, which produces MTNVSKREIISEYILSTIGVIITAVGLVVFLIPNNIAAGGASGLAIILHSIISLPVGIWMYIINIVLFLVAFVTIGFDFSYKTIYCTFLLNFLIDFFDRIVPLPKYSGEDLILAVLFGDILTAIGMAITFAQNSSTGGTDILAKIFNKFFSSPMGTTLLFIDFFIGILAGLTFNASIGMYSILAIIINGITIDFVLKGLELAITVTIITDQKEEIADFILKKMGRGFTYLHGIGGYTGKERDIIYVALRRKELNELIHFVKKVDHDAFVIVNESRYVLGEGFKKRL; this is translated from the coding sequence ATGACAAACGTTTCAAAAAGAGAGATAATAAGTGAATACATTTTGTCAACTATAGGTGTTATAATAACAGCAGTTGGTCTGGTAGTTTTTTTAATACCTAATAATATTGCAGCAGGAGGAGCTTCTGGATTAGCAATAATTTTACATTCTATTATTTCTCTACCTGTTGGTATATGGATGTATATTATAAACATAGTTCTATTTTTAGTAGCTTTTGTTACAATAGGTTTTGATTTTAGCTATAAAACAATATATTGTACTTTTTTACTGAATTTTCTTATAGATTTTTTTGACCGAATTGTCCCCCTTCCAAAATACAGTGGTGAAGATTTAATATTAGCAGTACTATTTGGTGACATCTTAACAGCTATTGGTATGGCAATAACATTTGCTCAAAACTCTTCAACTGGTGGCACAGACATTTTAGCAAAAATATTCAACAAATTTTTCAGCTCTCCAATGGGTACAACTTTACTTTTTATTGATTTCTTCATAGGAATACTTGCAGGGTTGACCTTCAACGCATCGATTGGTATGTACTCAATTCTTGCTATAATAATCAACGGTATTACCATTGACTTTGTATTAAAAGGTCTGGAACTTGCAATTACTGTGACCATTATAACAGACCAAAAAGAAGAAATAGCGGATTTTATACTCAAAAAGATGGGAAGGGGCTTTACATATTTACATGGAATAGGTGGTTATACTGGAAAAGAAAGAGATATAATATATGTAGCGCTGAGAAGAAAAGAACTCAATGAACTGATACATTTTGTTAAAAAAGTTGATCATGATGCGTTTGTCATTGTAAATGAATCTCGATACGTTTTAGGAGAAGGGTTCAAAAAAAGGTTATAA
- a CDS encoding glycogen synthase, with amino-acid sequence MKVALISYEVYPFAKVGGLADVVGALPKYLEKHGTKPIIFMPKHRVVEKGAEKFGYTLKKIKEGLNVPFLKTDEKFDIYETKLPKSNVPVYLISNDYYFSAEKVYDGPDLAEQAIYFSAAVLEAIKNLKLKFDIFHVNDWQTALIPVYLKSLYKEVPEFFKAAVVLTIHNLGYQGIFDQKYLEFAGLPEYLYNIDGIEFYGKINFLKGGILFSDVINTVSPTYSQEIQTKEYGEKLDGVLRLRAADLYGILNGIDYEEYNPATDDRIYVNYSIDDIEKKYENKKKLQEEMGLPVKDVPVIGMINRLVDQKGLDILADIFRYITLFNVQFVLLGTGDEKYEKLFEDIAKEFPEKVSANIKFDVTLAQKIYAASDMFLMPSRYEPCGLGQMYSLRYGTIPVVRYTGGLADTVMEYDESTMKGNGFGFKEYDSAHLLRAIARSVDIYFNKKQHWRKLIKNAMTTDLSWERSAKEYIKLYTRAKNKIV; translated from the coding sequence ATGAAAGTGGCGTTAATATCTTATGAAGTTTATCCATTTGCAAAAGTTGGGGGACTTGCTGATGTGGTAGGAGCACTTCCAAAATACCTTGAAAAACATGGAACCAAGCCCATAATATTTATGCCAAAACATAGAGTTGTTGAAAAAGGTGCTGAGAAATTTGGGTATACGTTAAAAAAAATCAAAGAAGGTCTTAATGTTCCTTTTTTAAAAACAGACGAAAAATTTGATATCTACGAAACAAAGTTACCAAAGAGCAATGTACCTGTATACTTGATTTCAAATGATTATTATTTTTCTGCAGAAAAAGTTTATGATGGTCCTGATCTTGCTGAACAGGCAATTTATTTTTCAGCTGCTGTTCTTGAAGCGATAAAAAATCTTAAGCTCAAATTTGATATCTTCCACGTAAACGATTGGCAAACTGCCTTAATTCCCGTGTATTTGAAAAGTCTTTATAAGGAAGTTCCTGAATTTTTTAAAGCAGCTGTTGTGTTAACAATTCACAATCTTGGGTATCAGGGGATTTTTGATCAAAAGTATCTGGAATTTGCAGGTTTACCAGAATATCTTTACAATATAGACGGTATAGAGTTTTATGGAAAGATAAACTTTTTAAAAGGAGGAATACTATTTTCAGATGTTATAAACACGGTTAGTCCAACATATTCGCAGGAAATTCAAACAAAAGAATACGGAGAAAAGCTTGATGGGGTTTTAAGACTTAGAGCAGCTGATTTATATGGAATATTAAATGGTATAGATTACGAAGAATACAATCCTGCCACTGACGATAGGATATATGTTAATTATTCAATTGATGACATAGAAAAAAAGTATGAAAACAAAAAGAAACTTCAAGAAGAAATGGGATTGCCGGTAAAAGATGTTCCAGTTATTGGTATGATTAATAGACTTGTTGATCAAAAAGGACTCGATATTCTTGCGGATATTTTTAGGTATATAACGTTGTTCAACGTCCAGTTTGTGTTACTTGGTACGGGAGATGAAAAATATGAAAAACTTTTTGAGGATATCGCAAAAGAATTTCCAGAAAAAGTATCAGCAAATATAAAATTTGATGTGACGCTTGCTCAGAAAATATATGCTGCAAGTGATATGTTTTTAATGCCATCAAGATACGAACCTTGCGGTTTGGGACAAATGTATAGTTTAAGATATGGCACAATTCCAGTTGTCAGGTATACAGGTGGACTCGCAGATACTGTAATGGAATATGATGAAAGTACAATGAAAGGAAACGGTTTTGGATTCAAGGAATATGATTCGGCTCATCTGTTGAGGGCAATAGCACGTTCTGTTGATATTTACTTTAACAAAAAACAGCATTGGAGAAAATTAATTAAAAATGCAATGACAACAGATCTTTCATGGGAAAGATCAGCAAAAGAATATATTAAACTTTATACACGTGCAAAAAATAAAATTGTGTAA
- a CDS encoding cation diffusion facilitator family transporter, whose translation MNQNIIKRVAFVALLTNTILAGFKVFVGILFNSMAVLADGIDTSTDILTSTVVLISTKISAKPPDETHPYGHQKSENIGAKIVSFVIFYAGVSLLIESIKRLVTGNYFVITSFIPLLITIVSLIGKTFLFIIEYKTGKKYNSASMLAEALNMRNDILLSTLVFLGVFFNKLGIPWMDPVVGVIMSGIIIKVAFEIFTENVYDLMDGLKPEDMWIYNTIFNSCKECDGVYNPHKVRVRKIGNLYDIDMDIEVSPHLTVSKAHDLTLCLKKKILSKTDRIFDVVIHVEPIGNLEKEPFGLGEKNEKINDDFSNNSINNNPGN comes from the coding sequence GTGAACCAAAACATAATAAAAAGAGTGGCCTTTGTTGCTCTTTTAACCAACACAATACTTGCAGGGTTTAAAGTATTTGTTGGTATTTTATTTAACAGTATGGCTGTACTAGCAGATGGGATAGATACCTCAACAGACATACTAACGTCCACAGTAGTTCTTATATCTACAAAAATCTCAGCAAAACCACCTGATGAAACCCATCCATACGGTCATCAAAAATCTGAAAACATTGGTGCGAAAATTGTATCATTCGTCATTTTCTATGCCGGTGTTTCTCTTTTAATAGAAAGTATCAAAAGGCTCGTCACAGGTAACTATTTTGTTATCACAAGCTTTATACCACTTTTAATAACAATCGTATCACTTATTGGAAAAACTTTCTTATTTATAATAGAATACAAAACTGGAAAAAAGTACAACAGTGCATCCATGCTTGCAGAAGCTTTAAACATGCGGAACGACATATTATTATCAACATTGGTTTTTCTGGGGGTATTTTTCAACAAACTTGGAATACCATGGATGGATCCCGTTGTTGGAGTTATAATGTCTGGTATAATAATAAAAGTAGCTTTTGAAATTTTTACAGAAAATGTATACGATTTAATGGATGGGTTAAAGCCAGAAGATATGTGGATTTACAATACTATATTCAATTCATGTAAAGAATGTGACGGAGTTTACAATCCGCACAAAGTTCGTGTAAGAAAGATAGGAAATCTTTACGACATAGACATGGATATAGAAGTTAGTCCGCATCTTACTGTTAGTAAAGCACATGATTTAACATTGTGTTTAAAGAAAAAAATATTATCCAAAACCGACAGAATATTTGATGTTGTGATTCATGTTGAACCTATTGGAAACCTTGAAAAAGAGCCTTTTGGATTAGGGGAGAAAAATGAAAAAATTAACGACGATTTTAGTAATAACTCTATCAATAATAATCCTGGGAATTAA
- a CDS encoding isochorismatase family cysteine hydrolase has protein sequence MKALLIIDVQNDFATPKGSLYFKGAENVIDPIKKLILKFKEKELPIFYTQDWHLQNDPEFNIWPQHCVENTPGAEIVDDIKKVLENYDKAFSIKKTRYSAFYNTNFDKMLKELNITEIDVVGLVTNICVLFTVEELRNRQIETNVYKNCVASYDKELHNLSLKLMKEVLRANIIE, from the coding sequence ATGAAAGCCCTGTTAATTATTGATGTACAAAATGATTTTGCAACGCCGAAAGGTAGCCTGTATTTCAAAGGTGCAGAAAATGTTATTGACCCTATTAAAAAACTCATATTAAAATTCAAAGAAAAAGAATTACCAATATTTTACACTCAGGACTGGCATTTACAAAATGATCCCGAGTTCAACATCTGGCCTCAACATTGTGTTGAAAATACTCCTGGCGCAGAAATAGTTGATGATATAAAAAAAGTTCTTGAAAACTATGATAAAGCTTTCTCCATAAAAAAAACCAGATACTCAGCTTTTTATAATACAAATTTTGATAAAATGTTAAAAGAACTGAACATAACCGAAATCGATGTGGTAGGCTTAGTAACAAACATATGCGTGTTATTCACAGTGGAAGAACTAAGAAATAGGCAGATTGAAACAAATGTATACAAAAACTGCGTAGCATCATACGATAAAGAATTACACAACTTATCATTAAAGTTAATGAAAGAAGTACTAAGAGCAAATATTATTGAATAA
- a CDS encoding type II secretion system protein produces the protein MRKGFTLVELLIVLAVIAALLSVATPVALNAVRKAKATQVAQNLRNLKTAIESYINIEQSTPSTFTDLTNYLTGADLKSSYDYSITDNSTYYSGEVWYTKDDVTYNELVKILPDATEIGTAKNPGLKFQVAKWW, from the coding sequence ATGAGGAAAGGTTTTACTTTGGTTGAACTTTTGATTGTGTTAGCAGTTATTGCAGCACTGTTATCTGTTGCAACACCTGTAGCGTTGAATGCGGTTAGAAAGGCCAAAGCAACTCAGGTTGCACAGAATTTGAGAAATTTAAAAACAGCAATTGAGAGTTATATAAATATTGAACAGAGTACTCCATCTACATTTACTGATTTAACCAATTATTTAACAGGGGCAGATTTGAAAAGTAGTTACGATTATTCTATAACTGATAATTCTACTTATTATAGCGGTGAAGTATGGTATACAAAAGATGATGTTACTTATAATGAACTCGTTAAAATCCTGCCAGATGCAACAGAAATTGGAACAGCGAAAAATCCAGGCTTGAAATTCCAGGTAGCGAAATGGTGGTAA
- a CDS encoding MBL fold metallo-hydrolase: MKLEILLEGGIINISSVVKATYSTIALLYDKDKKIILEPGDYVTHAFLENKLKELGLKVEEITDVVLTHFHLDHAYNSMFFPEATVHIHENYLKKSYEKFGMIVGKQYLAVMNSWKKARTFKDGDILFDKIKVYHTPWHAKEHCSFVVETENMGKVFFAGDIVMTRVEFYDIMRMLRNDDCARFVREMVDNCDYLVLTHDGVVDLKNWR; this comes from the coding sequence ATGAAATTAGAGATTTTGCTTGAAGGAGGAATTATAAACATTTCCAGCGTGGTAAAAGCTACTTATAGTACAATTGCATTACTCTATGATAAAGATAAAAAAATAATACTGGAACCTGGAGATTATGTAACTCATGCGTTTCTGGAGAATAAATTGAAAGAGTTAGGACTTAAAGTTGAAGAAATCACCGATGTTGTTTTAACACATTTTCACCTTGATCATGCGTATAATTCAATGTTTTTCCCGGAGGCCACAGTTCATATTCATGAAAATTATTTGAAGAAAAGTTACGAAAAGTTTGGAATGATAGTTGGAAAACAATATCTTGCGGTTATGAATTCATGGAAAAAAGCCCGGACATTCAAAGACGGAGATATTTTATTTGATAAAATTAAGGTATATCATACACCGTGGCATGCAAAAGAACACTGTTCTTTTGTTGTAGAAACAGAAAATATGGGAAAAGTATTTTTTGCTGGAGATATTGTAATGACGAGGGTGGAGTTCTATGATATAATGAGGATGTTAAGAAACGATGATTGCGCAAGATTTGTTCGAGAAATGGTTGATAATTGCGATTATTTGGTCTTGACTCATGATGGGGTGGTTGATTTAAAAAACTGGAGGTGA
- a CDS encoding acyltransferase family protein, with protein MRIETIDYARGLLIIAVVLAHSMVPEGVFAFISYLLSAFLFISGYLYKDYGFYERFKKLFKGILIPYFFMAFFNLLIFEVFNLWTGVYNSPQIFLNFFKHIFLGLLDDLGSVPVTVIPLWYLYMFFVAEMLFLIMKKLKIVHLIPVMSILFTYFGNSFLVFKISVAFHGLIYFYLGWLLKRRGFNFKFKVPWLYFILSLSGIIFLININGNVDWQFNFYGKNPLISYFVEFLWIILTISGACLIKTKFLKRIFLVFGRNTLFVLGYHITIPAIFLYPLFSLFGDPVAIAEKLWIVYFILDFSLIYFIINFLPDLFLNILSGQFYLLKFQEMPLEK; from the coding sequence ATGCGAATTGAGACAATTGATTACGCCAGGGGCTTGCTTATAATAGCCGTCGTTCTGGCACACTCGATGGTTCCTGAAGGAGTATTCGCTTTTATATCGTATTTGCTATCAGCTTTTTTATTTATTTCAGGATATCTTTATAAAGATTATGGATTTTATGAGAGGTTTAAAAAGCTTTTTAAAGGGATTTTAATACCATATTTTTTTATGGCTTTTTTTAATCTTCTGATTTTTGAAGTTTTTAATTTATGGACAGGTGTTTATAATAGTCCTCAGATTTTTTTGAATTTTTTTAAGCACATTTTTCTTGGTTTGCTGGATGATTTAGGAAGTGTGCCTGTGACAGTTATACCATTATGGTATTTGTACATGTTTTTTGTGGCGGAAATGTTGTTTCTTATAATGAAAAAATTAAAAATTGTTCATTTGATTCCGGTGATGTCAATTTTATTTACATATTTTGGGAACAGTTTTTTGGTTTTCAAAATAAGTGTGGCTTTTCACGGGTTGATTTATTTTTATTTAGGGTGGTTATTGAAACGTCGTGGTTTTAATTTTAAATTTAAAGTTCCGTGGTTGTATTTTATACTTTCTCTATCTGGAATTATATTTCTTATAAACATTAATGGCAATGTGGACTGGCAATTCAACTTTTATGGGAAAAATCCTTTGATTTCTTATTTTGTAGAATTTTTGTGGATAATCCTTACAATTTCCGGTGCCTGTTTAATAAAAACTAAATTTTTAAAAAGAATTTTTTTAGTTTTTGGAAGAAATACATTGTTTGTACTTGGTTATCATATTACAATACCAGCTATATTTTTATATCCTCTGTTCTCACTTTTTGGCGATCCAGTGGCTATTGCTGAAAAATTATGGATTGTATATTTCATTTTAGATTTTTCTTTGATTTATTTTATAATAAATTTTTTACCAGATTTATTCTTGAACATTTTATCCGGACAATTTTATTTATTAAAATTCCAGGAAATGCCTCTTGAAAAATGA
- the galT gene encoding galactose-1-phosphate uridylyltransferase, whose amino-acid sequence MPEYRKDPVVKRWVIIATERAKRPHDFSVPSEEKQGGFCPFDYGNEHTTPPEILAFRPADTEPNTPGWWVRVVPNKFPAVNPELKIQKYGHGMYDAMTGFGYHEVIIETPDHSSTFALLDPEQAKEVVWAYVKRYNAIAEDERIKYVLIFRNHGILGGASLVHPHSQIIAVPSVPKRVQEELNGAKDYYDYKERCVFCDMISQEKIENKRIIEENEHFIAFAPYASRFPFEVWILPKRHNHNFGTITEPEIEKFAIILKNTLYRIYSVLDNPPYNFVIHTSPTYEEGKIYYHWHVEIMPRLTRVAGFEWGSGFYINPVPPEDAAIYLREIEV is encoded by the coding sequence ATGCCAGAGTATAGAAAGGATCCAGTGGTTAAAAGATGGGTAATAATCGCTACTGAGAGAGCAAAAAGGCCGCATGATTTCTCTGTACCGAGCGAGGAGAAACAGGGAGGTTTTTGTCCATTTGATTATGGTAATGAACATACTACACCTCCTGAAATATTAGCGTTTAGACCTGCAGATACAGAGCCCAACACTCCTGGCTGGTGGGTAAGAGTTGTTCCAAATAAATTTCCTGCGGTTAATCCAGAGTTAAAAATTCAAAAATACGGTCACGGAATGTATGATGCGATGACTGGCTTTGGATATCATGAGGTTATAATTGAAACTCCGGATCATTCCAGTACTTTTGCGTTACTTGACCCTGAACAGGCAAAAGAAGTTGTGTGGGCATATGTAAAAAGGTATAATGCCATCGCAGAAGATGAGCGAATAAAATATGTACTTATATTCAGGAACCACGGTATTCTTGGAGGAGCATCTTTAGTGCATCCACATAGTCAGATAATAGCCGTTCCAAGTGTCCCAAAAAGGGTTCAGGAAGAGCTAAACGGGGCAAAAGATTACTATGATTACAAGGAAAGATGTGTGTTTTGCGATATGATTTCTCAGGAAAAAATAGAAAATAAAAGAATAATAGAAGAAAACGAACATTTTATAGCTTTTGCGCCATATGCTTCACGCTTTCCATTTGAGGTCTGGATTCTTCCCAAAAGACATAATCATAATTTTGGGACGATTACGGAACCTGAGATTGAAAAATTTGCAATAATTTTAAAAAATACACTTTACAGGATATATTCCGTTCTCGATAATCCACCGTATAATTTTGTAATACATACGTCTCCAACTTACGAAGAAGGGAAAATATATTATCACTGGCATGTTGAGATAATGCCAAGGTTGACAAGAGTAGCAGGGTTTGAATGGGGTTCTGGTTTTTACATCAATCCAGTACCACCTGAAGATGCCGCGATATATTTAAGAGAAATAGAAGTGTAA
- the miaB gene encoding tRNA (N6-isopentenyl adenosine(37)-C2)-methylthiotransferase MiaB, with product MKIFIKTYGCQMNENDSEVAKHYLELAGYEIVENDNDAELVILNTCAVRKKSEEKAYSYIGELIKNRKKVGLMGCVAEKEKEYLFKRGISFILGTRAIPRIVEAVENSLHGKKVAYFEDLIDKIDYTSISRKASKHHAWVTIIYGCNRFCTYCIVPYTRGREKSRKLEEILLEVNKLASSGVKEITFLGQNVDAYGKDLKDGTNLAKLLHKASEINNIERLWFLTSYPTDFSLDIAYEISKNRKISKNIHLPVQHGSNDILKKMNRRYTREDYIELIKQIREIVPDASISSDIIVGFPGETEKDFEDTVKLVKEIKFERLNLAIYSPREGTIAWKYFKDDVPRIVKTKRMAYLLNLQKDINRQLNEQYLNKETEIIVEARANSGLLYGRDIRNKIISFGGNPELIGKKVIIKIEKVTAGPLYGKLIKILD from the coding sequence TTGAAAATATTTATTAAAACTTACGGTTGTCAGATGAATGAAAATGATAGCGAAGTAGCAAAACACTATCTTGAGTTGGCCGGTTACGAGATAGTTGAAAATGACAATGATGCTGAACTTGTCATATTAAACACGTGTGCTGTAAGAAAAAAATCGGAGGAAAAAGCGTACAGTTACATAGGAGAATTGATAAAAAATAGAAAAAAAGTTGGACTTATGGGGTGTGTAGCGGAAAAAGAGAAAGAATACCTCTTTAAAAGAGGTATATCATTCATTCTCGGTACCCGCGCAATTCCAAGAATAGTTGAAGCTGTTGAAAACTCACTACATGGGAAAAAAGTAGCATATTTTGAAGATTTAATAGATAAGATAGATTACACATCGATTTCAAGAAAAGCTTCAAAACATCATGCCTGGGTAACCATAATTTACGGATGCAATAGATTTTGTACTTATTGTATAGTTCCTTACACCCGTGGAAGAGAAAAGTCAAGAAAGTTAGAAGAAATTCTTTTAGAAGTCAACAAACTGGCTTCCAGTGGTGTAAAGGAGATAACATTTTTGGGACAAAATGTGGATGCTTATGGAAAAGATTTAAAAGATGGCACAAATCTTGCAAAATTACTACACAAAGCATCAGAAATAAATAACATAGAAAGGCTATGGTTTTTAACCTCATATCCCACGGATTTTTCTCTGGACATTGCATATGAGATTTCGAAAAATCGAAAAATTTCAAAAAATATACATCTTCCTGTTCAACACGGCAGCAACGATATACTTAAAAAAATGAATAGAAGATATACACGAGAAGATTATATTGAACTTATCAAACAAATAAGAGAAATTGTACCAGATGCTTCAATTTCAAGTGATATAATTGTTGGTTTTCCTGGCGAAACAGAAAAGGATTTTGAAGATACTGTAAAACTTGTAAAAGAGATTAAATTCGAACGTTTAAATTTAGCTATATACTCTCCACGTGAGGGAACTATAGCATGGAAATATTTTAAAGACGATGTTCCAAGGATAGTTAAAACCAAAAGAATGGCATATTTATTAAATCTTCAAAAAGATATTAACAGACAGCTCAATGAACAATACTTAAATAAAGAAACAGAGATAATTGTTGAAGCCCGGGCAAATTCTGGATTGTTATATGGAAGAGACATAAGAAATAAGATAATATCCTTCGGTGGTAACCCTGAATTAATAGGCAAAAAAGTCATTATAAAAATAGAAAAAGTCACAGCAGGACCTCTTTATGGAAAACTAATAAAAATATTAGATTAA